tttcagcccTGATTCTGCAATGCAGTCGTGTCTCTGAGTTAAATAGGGTGCTGGATGTGAACAAATGCTGAATCTGCCTATTGAGTGTGTTTATAGAGTCACTTCTGGCCATAGAATGGTGTAATCCAACTTGGATTGCTTTGatgaaaaatgctgtgatttaatgcttttttgcaTTGGCCTTGGATGCCATTTAATGTCTACACCTATACAGTGAGCGACCTCAAGACTGCAGTATCTCACGAATAGCATGTCCCACAATACTCTGAAAAGCATGTTTGCTGTAGGActaatatttgtaatttttgcaCTGTAAAACAGAGCTCCCACAGAGTCAGCTTTGGGCATGACATGTAGAAATTGTTCCTTGCCTCCTCAGTTTGGTTATACAAATCTCCATCTGGTTCTTCTATAATTCATTTCATCATGAGGTTAGCACTATTTCTGCATCTCAAAGGGActttactgaatttttcattgCCCTTAGCCAATGCAGCATCACAGATACTGTTGACTCATCTACAGAACTTGGAAAAAGTTGTCCTACCTTCCATCAAATCTTTCCTTCTATGGGAAGATCCTAAAGACTGCCATGGggagttgtttgttttccttctggagTCTCCCAGTTTCAGTAATTAGCTTGGAAAACTGACATGTTTGGAGCTAGTTTGGTatagtgttgtggttttgctccagctggcagctaagcactaCATGGTtgcttgctggtggggtggcaTGTCCTGGTAGAAAAAGCCTTGACTTTCTATAAGCACTAttcaacaataatgaaaacatctctatcaACACcgttttcagcataaatccaaaacgTAGCCtcgtactagctactatgaagaaattaactctatcccagcagAACAGTAATTAAGATGTTAATTCTACCATTTGTTTTATCCATCAGGATAAACTTGGATGTTTATAGTCTTTGAGTGTGACAATAAGCAAGAAGTCAGGACTTTGGATGGGAAAATACAGTATctattttaaattcacaaaaGATAGGCAATATTCAGAAGAGCTAATAGCGATCTCcctctctggagatattcaaaaccctcctggatgccatcctgtgcaatatactctaagtgatcctgctctagcagggagattggactagatgatctctagaggtcccttctaacccctaccaatctgtgaatctgatTTATTTGTGCTTAATCCTACTAAGCTGTAATTAGGGCAAAATTTCCATTAGTCTCTAGGAGCAAAATGACTGTTGTAGAGTGTTACTGGGTCTGTAAACTTGAATTCCAATAGTTTTCAGTGGAGGCATTTTGGTATGTGacaactgaaaattaaacactCCATCTTTGTTATACGTGTCTTATCTAATGACATTTCAGATATGTCCCTTAGGGAACTCTTACACTTAGAAACAATGCCTCAATATAATTATCTGTTCAGACTAAATACAGGAAGCAAATATTAGGTGTACATGTTTTACTGATTTCTGTATCCTATCACTACCTCATGCAACATGATCTCTTTACCCAGAAAAGTAAAGTTACTAAGGCTAATAACAATTTCAGAATACTTGATTATACATATTCTTTGGTGTGATAGATGAATGGCAAAGAAACCATAACCTTTTTCTAATCCATTCCAGTTACAAAAAAGACTtattaataaatcaaattagTCAAAATGCACTACATATAAatgctacattaaaaaatacgTGCATatgtgttgaaaaaaaaatcccctcatTCTCACATTGAAAGgatctttccttttccttcactgtaTGCATGCACCATCCTGTACTTGACTGGTTCTCCTTCTGTGTCTGTAGCTCCTTGTTGTGGGTCTCAGTGCTTTCCATTTCCTTAGATGACAGCCGTGGCTaatgtcttcattaatgatctggatgatggggtggagtgtaccctcagcaagtctgcatgtgacacaaaactggaaggagtgACTGATAGGCTGGAGGGTTGTGCtgctgtccagagggaccttcaTAGTCTGGAGGAATGGTCTGACAGGAACCTCGTGCAGTTCAACaaggagaaatgcaaagtcctaCACCTGGAGAGGAACAACCCTATGCATGAATGCTGGAggcacccagctggaaagcagctttgcagaaaaggacgTGGGGGTTGTGGTGAAgaccaagttgaacatgagccagcatcGTGCCCGTGTGGCAAAGGAGGCAAATTGTGCCCTGTGCTGTCTTAGAAGGActattgccagcaggtcaaggaggggtgatccttcccctctgctcagcactggtagggccacatctggagtcctgTGCCTAGTTTagggctccccagtacaagagacacATGAAtgtactggagagagtccaacatcaggaaacaccattttttttaacGGCAAGGGTGActgagccctggcacaggttgtccagggaGATTGTTGAGTCTtcctccttggagatactcaaaagctgtccggacatggtcctgggcaaccagctctaggtggccctaCTTGAGCAGGGGGTTAGACCAGATGACTTCCAGAAGTCCTTGCCAACCTcaaccatcctgtgattctgcAAAGCTGGAGTGGGAGCTGCTGTCTAGTGAACAGCTGTTTGTTTGATTTCTggctctccttccttccctttcctctcctgctcccctccacCCTCGTAAAATTTTTCTGACTAGCAGGACATTCTGGTAAGAAAATGATATTATTTCCACATGAAAAGTTGGTGTGTGATTATTGATATGATTTTAGTATCAACCAAGGACAATTTCTTATGATAATATTGAAACAATTTGATGGGAACCTACATCTTTACCTAGTAAAAGAAGGGGCCAAATTCTGTTTCCAAAGACTATTGTAATGTatcattcttccttttcatcctttttatCATAACTGAATGGCTTATGGATTCCTGAGCTAGGATATCTGATTAAAAGGCATTTACCtacatttaaaagaattcaAGCTTGCATCATATATGACAGctgatgtattttataaaaggaaCACTATGACATCCTGTCATCATTTGGGCTCTCTTTTAGATTAATCTGTCATCTATATATAATTTCTAAGATGAACAAACACCTCTGTCAACATTTGACCTAATGTTTTGAGCTCTGGGTTTTGGATTGATGTAGAAGAAAGTTCATATGGCTTGAGCCCCTTTAGAGTGTCATCTGTATCATCTTTGCCTCCCTGGAAGATTTTTTGTAGCCTTCAGCTGTGCTTAGAAACAAATTAGTAAAGAAATTTCCTCTGAATTAGACCTGAACAGAGCACTATGAAATTCAGGACTGGGATTAGAAATTCATGGTTAGAAAATATCCAATTGTGAAAGCTAAAGAGCATTGGTAGGGACGCCTACCAGGCAGGTGGAGTGAATATGGAAGATGTGGTTTTAGCCCTGGGAGCGCACATGGCTTGGGTGGTGACTGGCAATAGCAGTGggatgaaaggaaaatactaaaaTCAAGAAAGgcccacagaagaaaaaaaggttgtaCAGGAGTGGAGGAGAGGAACATTGTGAATACAGAACAGAGGAGGTAAAAAGCAAGAGCTGGAGTCTGGCAGATGAAGTCTTCAATGTTGGGGGCAGCTTCTGGGCCTGCTCTCTCCTGTAACCTACTACATCTCTCCTGGTGGTTTAATCAAGAAGGAGTTTGCTCCTGTGCCATCTTGGATAACTCAAGATTAAGGCAAAGAGCTTCAAGAACAAGAGAAAGATGTCTTCTAGACAcctgtttgctgctgccttgAGCTTCATCCATACCTTCAGAGCTGTTTCTGAGCCTTTAAGGGTTGATAAAATGTTCGataatttttccccccctgtgGTTACTGGTTGCATGCAGCACATGGAGATTGCCATCTAAATTCACGTTTGGGGTAGGTGCTGGGAGTTGCCCATAGTaagaatgggaaagaaagatAGATGGATTGCTTGCAACAGAATggctgggggggaaaaaaataatctgatttttaagtCATGAGGCACAGATACATTCAGGGTTcaaatatacatgtatattatACACCTTGGAGATACTGGTTACTGgtagaatatttaaaaagctgGGAGGTGGATCTACTGATGTTCAGATGGGGATGATTAAAAATTGCCTTATTGGTTTGGGTCTGTCTTTTCAAACAGAATAAGCTATATAAATTCTCATCCTGATTTTTGCAGAATGTGTGAAAAGGGAGTTAACCCTGAAACCTGTGTTTTCAGCATGATATTTGGGCTTTGCTCGAAGCTGGTGCTGTGCTGTCTTTGTGGGCAAACCCAAGCTTTGGTCCCTCACTGGATTAACCAGTCATGTTTTAGTGTGACCATCTGCGTGCCATTGGTGCAGGTTTTGTGGTACCGGTTAGGCAATACTGCAGCCTATGGTTAATATgacccttaaaaaaataaacccgaaagcccaaacaaacaagaaaaccccaaaccatcaAGAACCAGAATTCTTCTTAAAATGCAGGTCAATTTTGCTCAAAATACCTGTTCAATGTCAATCTCCCTGGTCGTCTGCTCTCTGAAAACACATCCTGTTTGCAATAGCATTaacccatgaaaaaaaaaaacattgtcCGTTTAATTTTAAGAGGGGCAAATCCAAGCTGCCAGCTTCAAAGCTCTCTACTTTGATTGCTATGCACATGGGACAGTTTGAAATATACACTTCAGAAGCTAATGAAAGACAGAAGCCTTACTGTGTTCCCAGTTTGGCTTAGCACTTTGGGTTTAACGTTAGACAGTGGCAGATGGTCTGAAAAATTCGGCATTTGCATAAAGCACAGTAGCTACAACATGAATTCAAGTGTGGTTTGCAGGTTTTGAAGTTTGGCACACAGTCAGCAGCTGGTGTGGGCCTTGGCTTCGGGGATATCTTCCGTTCAGcatttttctagaagaaaaaatatgaaaatttatataaatgtaaaataagtatGGGTCAGAATAAAGCATAGGTGCAAAGAAAGTGAACTGTGGGAGCTTCTGGCTTGAGATGAGTAGGAGGTTGCTAGCAGTGAGATCTATGTTAGTAGCAATATAGAGATGCGGTGGGACTGGATCATGGGAAATGCTGGCTTGAGACCAACCTACCGAGCAAAATGGTAAACCTCATGAGCCTTGTATTGTGAGCAATTAGAAAAATGACTGGATAGAGCATTGGAAAATGCTCTGTAGGGAAGAATGTGGCAGCAGCGAAGAAAGGGATGCAAGAATCTGCAAAGACGATGATGTTatcagtaaaacaaagaaattactCATGGATCCCCaaacttttcaaatgaaagagtgaaacCTCCCTGTCAATCTGTGGGGCTGGTACCCACTTTGTTTCCTGAGCTGTGAGGCTGAGGGCAGGTGATGGCAATGCTCTACCTCACGTGGTTTGTTTGTCAAGTTGCCTTTAGAGCTCGGTAATCCTTTGTGCATCAGATTTGTGCATGGGAATCCTTAAATGCAGACACAGCTGAGCTGAAAAATATCTCTCAGCCTACCGAAGGAGTGGTGCTTCTTTGTGATTTGGAATGATGGAAAACTTTGGTTTGATCAGCATGTGCCTGGGACCTGGGAGAGATCTCTGGAGCTCTCCAGCTACAGGCACCCTATGCACTTTTTTAACTTGGTAGTTTCTCAGGAGTTTCAATTTTAAGGTAAAATGTTCTGTGGTCTCTGAGTACCTTAGGAGCTTTTAAGCCAAAATACTTTGACAAAGTTCAATTGCAAGAATGTCCTGCTTTGAGCTGAAGGTTGAACTAAATGATGTCCTGAGGCCCCTTTCAACCTGGGTCATCCTGTGAATTTAGGAAGTATTTCAAGAAAGGTTAACCACACAAGACATCaactagaaaggaaaagaaggagctCTAAATGTTTCTGGTTGCAGCAATAACTGGTGTGGCTATAAATGGCTATCatgacatattaaaaataaagtaaaaatgctattttctacGCTTCTAGACAATCTTTAAAATATAGAGGTCTAGCCCATGTAATACTTCACATTTGAGAACTATGGATAACATCACATTAAGGAAATCTATCAATCTGAATCTACTGATCTGATAAAGTTGGTTATCATTTTCAACCAAATACCAACTTCTTGGTATGCCtctactttaatttttttggcaCCTGCAGTTAAAAATCAGCAGATAGTGAGTCTGTGCCCCTGGACTGCAGAGCCTGCACAGTTAACCCACACGGTGTGACTGGGAATGATACCTCTTTATGGCAGATGtctaaataattttacaaatacttAAACCAGCTCTAGGTTAAAGTACCTTTGTGTAAGAGaggactttaaaaaacaaacaaaaaaatcaaagcaaaatcaaaaccaacaaGACTCCCAGACAATAACCTGCAACTAATCTAAGATCACATAGCTTGCTTTCCACCATTAATGTTTTGTATctgtttttacagtatttaGAGCTACAAAAACTGtatgtaaattatttaaattgggGAATTGGCTGTAAAAGCGTTGCAAATGAATGGACTGAGGAAAACTATAGAAGTAATAAACCATTCTAATTCAACAATGTTTTCTGAACAGCCACCTACCTTGGATGATTTCTTGTTCTCTGCCTCTTTCCTGCTGACTTTCTGGGATCTTTTAGTTAAATCTTCAAAGAGAGTAGCACAAGATAAtattaaatcaattttaaagCACATGTGTTATTTGAGATGCTTAATGTTATCTTTCTGCGAGAGAAGGCAGATAACCTGCGTTTCCACCTCATCACTTCCTAAGACGTTCATCTCTAGGATCCGTCCTCACTTACACATAGCATGTCTGAACTCGTGCCATCGCTGTTGCTCGTGCGAAGCAGAAGAGCACTGATGTTTGTATGTTGGGAGGGCTTTTTTACACATTGTTTGGTCaaatgcaaagaaggaaaataatttcagattaatATAATTAAAGGTCCCTGTGTAAAAGATGGGGCTGCTTCTGTGCATTAGTCGTGtgaataaaaataggaaaaatctGTAgaattccatttgtttttttctgttaaaaggtGGTGCTACCTGCATAACTTTGGCAGGAATTAACAAGTGTATGCTGGTTTTCACAAGCAAAAAACTCTTTGCTGATTTGGCATAAACTCTTCATCTGTATGATGCcacctttcatttttcagttctttgttcctttttcacCTACCATcttgttttacaaaatgttaCTTGCAAAGGTGTTTCGTTAATGTGCCTATAGCTCTTAAAGGTTTGTGAATATTTGTAGAGTTGAATCTTGGATGTGATAAATTTAGGGGGAGGTGTTTGGACTTggtaactttatttttctttagatcaAATCACTAGTATTTGTGAACTTCCTCCTGTTATCCCCTGAGGGCTAATAGCATTTACTGCAGTTGTTATTATCATATCAGCTCTAATGCTACTTATTACTATATATAAACTTCATGACTAAGTCTTGTCTTGGGATCTAACACAGCAAGACTCTTAAATTGTGAGACACTTCCCAGCTCACTAATCTGTTATGGTATTTTTGATTCTATTCTGTGCGTGTGACGTTTATAATAAGCAGTACCTGTATATTATGAATGATTGACATAAAAAACTTACATGTCCCCATTGATGAATGCTGGCCCCTTGTCTATTCCAGTATTTACTATCCATacatttttgaatatttaataattGCCAGGATTTACAGAATTATAGAATGAAGAATACACATTTTGGGCTGTTTGGGGGGGGTTCATTTATTATCCTTGCATCATTATAGTGAGGGTTATACATCTCTAAGAAACAGTGGGAGGAAGACCTATACTTCAGGCATGTAGTTATTGTCACTTATTAAAAGCACACCTTTAAAAAGGCATTGCACTAACTAGGATTAGTGGTTTAGATCCGGTTCCACCTGGCAGATTATGTTGGGTTTGTTATGCTTCCCTTTGAAACTTTCTGATGGTAACCAAGAT
This genomic window from Balearica regulorum gibbericeps isolate bBalReg1 chromosome 16, bBalReg1.pri, whole genome shotgun sequence contains:
- the ASIP gene encoding agouti-signaling protein isoform X2 codes for the protein MESKNLFLSLLLCYSWLRAADSHMVIEEKKECNLSRSSKMNLSDLPPISIVDLTKRSQKVSRKEAENKKSSKKNAERKISPKPRPTPAADCVPNFKTCKPHLNSCCSYCALCKCRIFQTICHCLTLNPKC
- the ASIP gene encoding agouti-signaling protein isoform X1, whose product is MIMAFFLPRMESKNLFLSLLLCYSWLRAADSHMVIEEKKECNLSRSSKMNLSDLPPISIVDLTKRSQKVSRKEAENKKSSKKNAERKISPKPRPTPAADCVPNFKTCKPHLNSCCSYCALCKCRIFQTICHCLTLNPKC